CCGGGATTATATGGTTCACGTTGCGGNTGATAAATAGAAGGCGGNGTTAAATCAGTCCCTGAATTAACCACATTCATTGCTTTTGCTGTGGCTAAATTAGAAGCGCGGGTAGGTTTTGAATCCCAATCTTCCGTTCCATCCCAGTACCAATAACAACTTGTTTCTCCATTAGTTAAATAATCCCAAGCAGCTTTCGTATCAGTAGAGGAGGAGTTAATTTGTTCAGCTGTTTTTACAATATTTGATGTGGCTGTAATTACGCTCCAACTATTTCTGTCCGGACTATAATCATTTGTCGGGTCGCCATTCCATTTTAGAAATTCCGGATCGGAACCTGCTCCCGACCAACTTCCTGATTCTACATGAATAATATCATTTGATGCAGGTGGAAATTGTTGTAAATAATCTTGTATGGTTGTACATACAAAACGGTTTGGATTGGAATTCAACCAGTTAACAAAACTGTCGAAATTACTTCCATAATAACTGTCGGTTCCTCCTCCATAATTATCGCCATCATGATGTAAAACGACTAAAATTGGATGAGCNGCATCAGTATTGTAGCTTTCCAATTGACTCATTGTGTTTTCATAATTTAAAGCGCCAAATCCACCACGTCCGTCTTCATTTCCAAAAAAAGTAGAAGTAGGGACTGCTATCATTTTGTATTCGATACCTGTTGCCGGATCTACGTATTTTATCCAATGCGGACGATGCCCCCAGCCTGCAGAAATAGGAATCGGCGCCCAAAGTCCATTCAATTGTTTCCAGTCATTTGGATTTGGATTGATTTGATCTGCTTTATTTGGTTCTACAACGCTGCTTGCTTTCGCCCAAGGTTGCCCCGCACAAGCACGGTCAAAATGTTGATTATCGACCATCACCCATTGCAATCCTTCATTCACTAATGCAGGAATGATATGATCTTCAAATGCATTTTCGGGTGGAAATATTCCTTTCGAGTAAGGCATTCCGGGAAAATTAGCAGCAAATATTGCTTTGTGTNTTTGTATTTGTTTTTGTATATCGGTATTATCGATCAACGGCATCAACGGATGATGATAACCGAAAGCCACCATATCCAGACGTTGGTTTCCAAGAGAGGTTTTTTTAGAAATCATATTATTCCAAGATGATTTCCATCCGGAAAAACCAACGCCGTTTGACTCCATTACATTCAAGTTTTCAACCAAAGAACCGGAAAAACTTACCTGTGCGCCTCCGTGAGACATAGAAAGCATTTTATTTACCGCATTTGAGGGCCAAGAAGTGTAAGGACCGGAGCGTGAATTAAAGATATCGTACAAATTATACGAAAATGTGTTGGAGTTTTGAGACTGTACAACATTTTCGCCCGGCTGATAAATTGGCTGGTGCATATGCCATTGAAAGGCAATATAAATTGGAGGATTTGCCACTACTAAATTGGCAAAAACAAATAAAAAAAATAAAAATGTAAAGTGCTTTTTCATGATAAAATGTTCTTTAGAAATAGATTATTAAANTTGCAATAAACAATATCACAATGATTTACAAAATTAATGGATTCCTAAAGAACATTTCTTAAATTAGAGATATTAACCCGATATTATAACGCAAACGTTTGAAAAATTACTGTTTTGACTTTAATATCAGAGCATCAAAAGGTTTTAATTCAATCATGTTGCCTTCGTATATTTTCCCTGTAAGTAAATCTATATTTTCCCTGTTATTATTTTTAATATCAAAAGTCTGAGATGTATTTCCGGCATTAAACAGTACAATTATTTTTTCAGTATTATCATAGCGAATATATCCAAGTTTTTTCCCTTCAGCAATAATAAATCTTATTTTACCATCTCTTAACGCCTTTTCAGACTTACGGATAGAAATTAATTTTTTGTATAAGTCATATTGGGTTTGATTGAAAACAACCTTATCGTACGTTTTCTTTCCGGGCTGAAAATTATTCCGATATTCTTTTGAGAATTTCATTTCTTTCCACATCAATGGTTTACGATTATAAGGGTCATCCGCTCCCCACATTCCCATTTCTTCCCCATTCCAAATTTGTGGTGCACCAATTGTTGTAAAAAGATGTATTAGATACAATCTTAACCTCTGATACGTAATTTTATCCGGTTTTCCTGTCTTATATTTTGGATTTTCTATTGGATTGGCGTGGTATTTATAGGCATTCGTATTATAAAAATCTGTCAATAAACGAGGAGAATCGTGTGTGGAAGAAACATTCATCATTGCATAAACATTTTCTTGCGGCAAGCGATTCCATTGATATTCCAAACTATCTACGAATTGTTTTGCATTGATTTCATCATCCGAATTAAGAAAGAAACTTCGTGCTGGTTTATATACCTGATAAAACATCACGGCATCAAACATATCGCCTCTTACATACGGCTGCGGATTCATTAATTTTTTGGGCCATTGTTGCCACCAAATTTCGCCTATCAAATATGCATTTGGATTCACACTTTTTACAAAATCACGATAATCGCGCCAAAAACCCATTCCGATTTGCTCCGCAACATCCAAACGGTAACCGTCAATTCCTTTTGAAATATCTCCATCCGGCGCTAACCAACGTTTTGTAACATCAAAAATATGCATTTTTGCTCCTTCGTTTATATTTCCCTCATAAGGCAAACCATTAATACGGGGCGAGGTGATATCCACTTTTTTCAATTCAGGTAAATATGCATTTCCATACCAGCCTTTGTATGAAAATTCATTTTCGGGAGTACTCGGGTTATCAAACGAAGTTATCTCGTACCAATCTTTGTATTTTGAATTTGCCTGATTTTTCAATATATCCTCCCAAGCCCAAAAGAGTGTTCCCGTGTGATTCCACGAATAATCAACAATAATTTTCANCCCTCGTTTGTGTAATTCATCTACTAATTTCAGAAAAAGTTTGTCAGCCGAAGTCCATTTCCAAGTGGCAGGATCTGCCGGATTTTCTACTGCCATCAGTTTTTTGTCGCCTTCAGGGTCGGGACCAAAATTAATGTCGATATGATGGTAATTGCGCGCGTCGTATTTATGAAGTGACGGAGCGTCGTTTATAGGATTAATGTATACCGCCGTAATACCCAAGTTCTGTAAATAATCCAACTTATCCAGCACCCCTTGTAAATCNCCNCCATACCTGCGGAATTGCAGCATAGAGCCAAAATCTTGTTTTTCATCCTGTTCCCATAGCTGGCGTTGATACCAATTGCCTGTCCAGGAAGAAATTTGCCAACCTTTAGGAGGAATGATATTCATGTTTGGAACGGAAATAGTTGCTACGGTTGGATCGTTGGTTTTATCGCCGTTATTAAATCGCTCAACAAAAATTTGATACCAAACAGCGTCTTTTGCCCAAACCGGAGGAGATGTGTATTTTTTATCGTTTGTTTGAGAAATGGAAAATTGATAAATTAACAATGTCAATATCACAATTGAAATCTTTTTCATTACTATACTATTTTGAAGTTTATTACTTAAAGAAACACTGTGTAAAGTTAAAAAAATATCCGATTAATAACAAGTTAAAATAATAAAGACTGACCCTTTCAAGCCAGTCCTTATCATAAAAATAGCTTCAATTTATTTTACAGAAATAATCTATTTTACAAATTTTCTTGAACAAGATTTATCAAAAGTTACAATATAAATACCTGCTGGCAAATTATTAATATTAAATTCATTCTCAAGAGTATTATTTGTTTCTTGTTGCATTATAATCCGAC
The genomic region above belongs to uncultured Paludibacter sp. and contains:
- a CDS encoding hypothetical protein (Evidence 5 : Unknown function) encodes the protein MKKHFTFLFFLFVFANLVVANPPIYIAFQWHMHQPIYQPGENVVQSQNSNTFSYNLYDIFNSRSGPYTSWPSNAVNKMLSMSHGGAQVSFSGSLVENLNVMESNGVGFSGWKSSWNNMISKKTSLGNQRLDMVAFGYHHPLMPLIDNTDIQKQIQXHKAIFAANFPGMPYSKGIFPPENAFEDHIIPALVNEGLQWVMVDNQHFDRACAGQPWAKASSVVEPNKADQINPNPNDWKQLNGLWAPIPISAGWGHRPHWIKYVDPATGIEYKMIAVPTSTFFGNEDGRGGFGALNYENTMSQLESYNTDAAHPILVVLHHDGDNYGGGTDSYYGSNFDSFVNWLNSNPNRFVCTTIQDYLQQFPPASNDIIHVESGSWSGAGSDPEFLKWNGDPTNDYSPDRNSWSVITATSNIVKTAEQINSSSTDTKAAWDYLTNGETSCYWYWDGTEDWDSKPTRASNLATAKAMNVVNSGTDLTPPSIYXPQREPYNPGGTEWETTKSSDFTIWSYVYDVSGLQSVKLXYRTDKDGVNSLXTNDNETYTGGSDVNAWQELSMTSKTIASATTLKPNYKADEYSAQVTGLKDVLVDYYIEATDNKGNIAKSPIFHVYVGANGGSSSXGSTITTKIGSYIITPSAPTTDDIITIELPTATAGAVLHWGINKFEKPISAYLPSGSTXWSDNKAARTSFSLVNGKYQVQIGPFNDTSQLTEYISFVVNYTENNTWDNNSGTDYQIALIKTAVPEVEQVTVNIYPNPVKDKIFIQSEESVKKIELLSLFGSMLKKXENTTCLQISEFPQGTYFLRITLDNNVQKIEKLIKN
- a CDS encoding Glycosidase, which produces MKKISIVILTLLIYQFSISQTNDKKYTSPPVWAKDAVWYQIFVERFNNGDKTNDPTVATISVPNMNIIPPKGWQISSWTGNWYQRQLWEQDEKQDFGSMLQFRRYGGDLQGVLDKLDYLQNLGITAVYINPINDAPSLHKYDARNYHHIDINFGPDPEGDKKLMAVENPADPATWKWTSADKLFLKLVDELHKRGXKIIVDYSWNHTGTLFWAWEDILKNQANSKYKDWYEITSFDNPSTPENEFSYKGWYGNAYLPELKKVDITSPRINGLPYEGNINEGAKMHIFDVTKRWLAPDGDISKGIDGYRLDVAEQIGMGFWRDYRDFVKSVNPNAYLIGEIWWQQWPKKLMNPQPYVRGDMFDAVMFYQVYKPARSFFLNSDDEINAKQFVDSLEYQWNRLPQENVYAMMNVSSTHDSPRLLTDFYNTNAYKYHANPIENPKYKTGKPDKITYQRLRLYLIHLFTTIGAPQIWNGEEMGMWGADDPYNRKPLMWKEMKFSKEYRNNFQPGKKTYDKVVFNQTQYDLYKKLISIRKSEKALRDGKIRFIIAEGKKLGYIRYDNTEKIIVLFNAGNTSQTFDIKNNNRENIDLLTGKIYEGNMIELKPFDALILKSKQ